One Kineococcus aurantiacus genomic window carries:
- the tkt gene encoding transketolase, which produces MSQPLEWSDLDTRTVDTVRVLAMDAVQRAGNGHPGTAMSLAPVAYLLFQKLLRQDPADPDWVGRDRFVLSCGHSSLTLYIQLYLAGYGLELDDLKALRKWGSKTPGHPEHGHTAGVEMTTGPLGQGLSSAVGMAMAARRERGLFDPDAAPGTSPFDHFIYVLASDGDIEEGVTSEASAIAGVQELGNLVVIYDQNHISIEDDTAIALGEDTAARYESYGWHVQTVDWTNGGEGPYTEDVHALHAAIEAAKAETGKPSFIQLRTVIAYPAPTLQGTGKSHGSALGEAEVKATKEILGFDPEKDFEVSDEVIAFARQARERGRADHEAWQSSFDAWREDAGERAELFDRIRTRTLPAGWEDALPVFEAGKSIASRKASGEVLNALAAGLPELWGGSADLAESNLTSMKGEPSFLPPNRTTKTWEGNLYGRTLHFGIREHAMGSILNGIALHGGTRPYGGTFLVFSDYMRPAVRLAAIMKLPVTYVWTHDSIGLGEDGPTHQPIEHLAALRAIPGLDVVRPGDANETAWAWRTILGHTDRPAGLALSRQNLPTFDRSQDGWGDASGVAKGAYTLVESSKATPDVILIGTGSEVQIAVAAREKLEAEGVATRVVSMPCREWFLQQDQAYRDTVLIPGVKARVSVEAALAFGWEQFVGDAGRSVSIEHFGASADYQDLYREFGLTDTAVVTAAKESLAGLQ; this is translated from the coding sequence GTGAGCCAGCCCCTCGAGTGGAGCGACCTCGACACCAGGACGGTCGACACCGTCCGCGTCCTGGCCATGGACGCGGTGCAGCGCGCCGGCAACGGGCACCCCGGGACGGCGATGAGCCTCGCGCCGGTGGCCTACCTGCTGTTCCAGAAGCTGCTCCGGCAGGACCCCGCCGACCCGGACTGGGTCGGGCGCGACCGGTTCGTGCTCTCCTGCGGGCACTCCAGCCTGACGCTCTACATCCAGCTCTACCTGGCCGGGTACGGCCTGGAGCTGGACGACCTCAAGGCGCTGCGCAAGTGGGGTTCGAAGACCCCCGGGCACCCCGAGCACGGCCACACCGCCGGTGTCGAGATGACCACCGGCCCGCTGGGCCAGGGCCTGTCCTCGGCCGTCGGGATGGCCATGGCCGCCCGCCGCGAGCGCGGCCTGTTCGACCCCGACGCCGCGCCGGGCACGAGCCCGTTCGACCACTTCATCTACGTCCTGGCCTCCGACGGCGACATCGAGGAGGGCGTGACCTCAGAGGCCTCGGCCATCGCCGGGGTCCAGGAGCTGGGCAACCTGGTCGTCATCTACGACCAGAACCACATCTCCATCGAGGACGACACCGCGATCGCCCTGGGCGAGGACACCGCCGCGCGCTACGAGTCCTACGGCTGGCACGTCCAGACCGTCGACTGGACCAACGGCGGCGAGGGCCCCTACACCGAGGACGTCCACGCGCTGCACGCGGCGATCGAGGCGGCCAAGGCCGAGACCGGCAAGCCGTCCTTCATCCAGCTGCGCACGGTCATCGCCTACCCGGCGCCGACCCTGCAGGGCACCGGCAAGTCGCACGGGTCCGCGCTCGGCGAGGCCGAGGTCAAGGCGACCAAGGAGATCCTCGGGTTCGACCCGGAGAAGGACTTCGAGGTCTCCGACGAGGTCATCGCCTTCGCCCGCCAGGCCCGTGAGCGCGGCAGGGCCGACCACGAGGCGTGGCAGTCGTCGTTCGACGCGTGGCGCGAGGACGCCGGGGAGCGCGCGGAGCTGTTCGACCGCATCCGCACCCGTACCCTGCCCGCCGGCTGGGAGGACGCCCTCCCGGTCTTCGAGGCCGGCAAGTCCATCGCCTCGCGCAAGGCCTCCGGTGAGGTCCTCAACGCCCTGGCCGCCGGTCTGCCGGAGCTGTGGGGCGGTTCGGCCGACCTGGCCGAGTCGAACCTGACCTCGATGAAGGGCGAACCGTCCTTCCTGCCGCCGAACCGCACGACGAAGACGTGGGAGGGCAACCTCTACGGCCGCACCCTGCACTTCGGCATCCGTGAGCACGCGATGGGCTCGATCCTCAACGGGATCGCGCTGCACGGCGGGACCCGCCCCTACGGCGGCACCTTCCTCGTCTTCAGCGACTACATGCGCCCGGCCGTGCGCCTGGCCGCCATCATGAAGCTGCCGGTGACGTACGTGTGGACGCACGACTCCATCGGCCTGGGCGAGGACGGCCCGACGCACCAGCCGATCGAGCACCTCGCCGCGCTGCGCGCCATCCCGGGCCTCGACGTCGTCCGCCCGGGCGACGCCAACGAGACCGCGTGGGCCTGGCGCACGATCCTGGGGCACACCGACCGCCCGGCCGGGCTGGCGCTCTCGCGCCAGAACCTGCCGACGTTCGACCGTTCGCAGGACGGCTGGGGCGACGCCTCGGGCGTGGCCAAGGGCGCGTACACGCTGGTGGAGAGCTCCAAGGCGACCCCCGACGTGATCCTCATCGGCACCGGCTCGGAGGTCCAGATCGCCGTCGCCGCCCGCGAGAAGCTCGAGGCCGAGGGCGTCGCGACCCGCGTCGTCTCGATGCCGTGCCGCGAGTGGTTCCTCCAGCAGGACCAGGCCTACCGCGACACCGTCCTCATCCCCGGCGTCAAGGCCCGCGTCTCGGTCGAGGCCGCGCTGGCCTTCGGCTGGGAGCAGTTCGTCGGCGACGCCGGCCGCTCGGTGTCCATCGAGCACTTCGGCGCCTCGGCGGACTACCAGGACCTGTACCGCGAGTTCGGCCTGACCGACACCGCGGTCGTGACCGCGGCCAAGGAATCGCTCGCCGGTCTGCAGTGA
- the tal gene encoding transaldolase produces MSTNLETLHTHGVSVWLDDLSRELTDGGELQRLVDLGVLGVTSNPTIFATALSKGDRYTEQVTELVKAGADTEKAVFEITTEDVRRAADILKPVFDRTDGLDGRVSLEVDPRLARDTAATEESARQLWKAVGKENLYIKIPATVEGLAAISTALSEGISVNVTLIFSLDRYRAVMQAFLTGLEQAKVNGHDLSKIESVASFFVSRVDTEIDKRLDEVGTDEAKALRSKAGLANARLAYQAYEEVFSTPRWQVLKESGARAQRPLWASTGVKDPNLPDTLYVTGLVAPNTVNTMPGKTLDATVDHAEVTGDTIRGSYGESQQVLDDLERLGISYTEVVELLETEGLDKFEKSWVELLQTVTDELERVKTQVDAQ; encoded by the coding sequence GTGAGCACCAACCTCGAGACCCTGCACACCCACGGCGTGTCGGTCTGGCTGGACGACCTGTCCCGCGAGCTGACCGACGGCGGTGAGCTGCAGCGCCTGGTCGACCTCGGCGTCCTGGGCGTCACGTCCAACCCCACGATCTTCGCCACCGCCCTGTCCAAGGGCGACCGCTACACCGAGCAGGTCACCGAGCTCGTCAAGGCCGGCGCCGACACCGAGAAGGCCGTCTTCGAGATCACGACCGAGGACGTCCGCCGCGCCGCCGACATCCTCAAGCCGGTCTTCGACCGCACCGACGGCCTCGACGGCCGCGTCTCCCTCGAGGTCGACCCGCGCCTGGCCCGCGACACCGCCGCGACCGAGGAGTCGGCCCGCCAGCTGTGGAAGGCGGTCGGCAAGGAGAACCTCTACATCAAGATCCCCGCGACCGTCGAGGGTCTGGCCGCCATCTCCACCGCCCTGTCCGAGGGCATCAGCGTCAACGTCACGCTGATCTTCTCCCTGGACCGCTACCGCGCCGTCATGCAGGCGTTCCTGACGGGTCTGGAGCAGGCCAAGGTCAACGGCCACGACCTGTCCAAGATCGAGTCGGTCGCCTCCTTCTTCGTCTCCCGCGTCGACACCGAGATCGACAAGCGCCTCGACGAGGTCGGCACCGACGAGGCGAAGGCGCTGCGCTCCAAGGCGGGTCTGGCCAACGCGCGCCTGGCGTACCAGGCCTACGAGGAGGTCTTCTCCACCCCGCGCTGGCAGGTCCTCAAGGAGTCCGGCGCGCGGGCGCAGCGGCCGCTGTGGGCCTCGACCGGCGTCAAGGACCCGAACCTGCCGGACACCCTGTACGTCACCGGGCTCGTCGCCCCGAACACGGTGAACACCATGCCGGGCAAGACGCTGGACGCGACGGTCGACCACGCCGAGGTCACCGGGGACACCATCCGCGGCTCCTACGGCGAGTCCCAGCAGGTCCTGGACGACCTGGAGCGCCTGGGGATCTCCTACACCGAGGTCGTGGAGCTGCTGGAGACCGAGGGCCTGGACAAGTTCGAGAAGAGCTGGGTCGAACTGCTGCAGACCGTCACCGACGAACTGGAGCGCGTGAAGACGCAGGTCGACGCCCAGTGA
- the zwf gene encoding glucose-6-phosphate dehydrogenase, whose product MSPARVSPAENPLRDPRDKRLPRIAGPCGMVMFGVTGDLARKKLMPAIYDLSNRGLLPPGFALTGFARRDWVDQDFGKIVYDSVRQHARTPFRESVWAQLAEGFRFVPGEFDDDEAFDQLASTVADLDRVRGTGGNHAFYMSIPPRFFPVVAKQLARSGLSAQHGDQWRRVVIEKPFGHDLKSARELNAVVENVFPPDSVFRIDHYLGKETVQNILALRFANQMFEPLWNANHVDHVQITMAEDIGIGGRAGYYDGIGAARDVIQNHLLQLLALTAMEEPVSFDAADLRAEKAKVLSAVRPAKDIARSTARGQYAAGWQGSEYVKGYLDEDGIPADSTTETFAAIELEIDTRRWAGVPFYLRAGKRLGRRVTEIAVVFKRAPHLPFESTATEELGQNALVIRVQPDEGITMRFGSKVPGTAMEVRDVTMDFGYGHAFTESSPEAYERLILDVLLGDPPLFPSHTEVELSWKVLDPITSFWAKNGKPEPYASGNWGPASAHAMLERSGRQWRRP is encoded by the coding sequence GTGAGCCCCGCGCGGGTGTCGCCCGCAGAGAACCCGCTGCGCGATCCCCGGGACAAGCGGCTCCCGCGCATCGCCGGCCCGTGCGGCATGGTCATGTTCGGCGTGACGGGCGACCTCGCCCGCAAGAAGCTCATGCCGGCCATCTACGACCTGTCCAACCGCGGCCTGCTCCCGCCGGGCTTCGCCCTCACGGGCTTCGCCCGGCGGGACTGGGTGGACCAGGACTTCGGCAAGATCGTCTACGACTCGGTCCGGCAGCACGCCCGCACCCCGTTCCGCGAGTCGGTGTGGGCCCAGCTGGCCGAGGGTTTCCGGTTCGTGCCCGGTGAGTTCGACGACGACGAGGCGTTCGACCAGCTCGCCTCGACCGTCGCCGACCTGGACCGGGTCCGCGGTACCGGCGGGAACCACGCGTTCTACATGTCGATCCCGCCGCGCTTCTTCCCCGTGGTCGCCAAGCAGCTGGCGCGCAGCGGCCTGAGCGCCCAGCACGGGGACCAGTGGCGCCGGGTCGTCATCGAGAAGCCGTTCGGGCACGACCTGAAGTCGGCGCGCGAGCTGAACGCCGTGGTGGAGAACGTGTTCCCGCCGGACTCGGTGTTCCGCATCGACCACTACCTGGGCAAGGAGACGGTCCAGAACATCCTGGCGCTGCGCTTCGCCAACCAGATGTTCGAGCCGCTGTGGAACGCCAACCACGTCGACCACGTGCAGATCACCATGGCCGAGGACATCGGCATCGGTGGTCGCGCGGGGTACTACGACGGCATCGGCGCGGCCCGCGACGTCATCCAGAACCACCTGCTGCAGCTGCTGGCGCTGACCGCCATGGAGGAGCCGGTCTCCTTCGACGCGGCGGACCTGCGCGCCGAGAAGGCCAAGGTCCTCTCGGCGGTGCGCCCGGCCAAGGACATCGCGCGTTCGACCGCCCGCGGGCAGTACGCCGCGGGCTGGCAGGGTTCGGAGTACGTCAAGGGCTACCTGGACGAGGACGGCATCCCGGCCGACTCCACGACCGAGACGTTCGCGGCGATCGAGCTGGAGATCGACACGCGCCGCTGGGCGGGCGTGCCGTTCTACCTGCGGGCCGGCAAGCGCCTGGGCCGGCGGGTCACGGAGATCGCGGTCGTCTTCAAGCGCGCCCCGCACCTGCCGTTCGAGAGCACCGCCACCGAGGAGCTGGGGCAGAACGCCCTGGTGATCCGGGTGCAGCCCGACGAGGGCATCACCATGCGCTTCGGCTCCAAGGTCCCGGGCACCGCGATGGAGGTGCGCGACGTGACCATGGACTTCGGCTACGGCCACGCCTTCACCGAGTCCAGCCCCGAGGCCTACGAGCGGCTCATCCTCGACGTCCTGCTGGGGGACCCGCCGCTGTTCCCCAGCCACACCGAGGTCGAGCTGTCCTGGAAGGTCCTGGACCCGATCACGTCGTTCTGGGCCAAGAACGGCAAGCCCGAGCCGTACGCGTCCGGCAACTGGGGCCCGGCCTCGGCCCACGCCATGCTCGAACGGTCCGGCCGGCAGTGGCGGCGACCGTGA
- the opcA gene encoding glucose-6-phosphate dehydrogenase assembly protein OpcA gives MIIDLPSTSTSAINKAMVDLRDSGGAVALGRVLTLVVITDDAHAEDAISAANEASREHPCRVLVLARGNKRGAARLDAQIRVGGDAGASEVIVLRAYGPLVEHGETTIVSLLLPDAPIVAYWPGVAPEDLRSDAIGRIAQRRITDSAEARDPARALEARRATYRAGDTDLAWTRLTNWRALLAAALDQPPYEPVTSITVAGAPDSPSTELLAAWLAAKLKAPVVRARTRKGTGVQSVRLERKSGAVELIRPDQNVATLTQPGQPDRRLSLARRPVKDCLTEELRRLDPDDVYGQVLAEGLPQVGKKVMSVRDAENAGKLSGTRNAAARQAAAERASARVSRSMKGEPPEPERGDGTTPANEEHGTAAAPRRARAKKAAPARAAAAAATSTPGSTGTGGTTPPAPRQRATAKRTTAKRAAAKGTSA, from the coding sequence ATGATCATCGACCTGCCCAGCACGTCGACCAGCGCCATCAACAAGGCCATGGTCGACCTGCGCGACTCCGGCGGCGCCGTGGCGCTCGGCCGGGTCCTGACCCTGGTCGTCATCACCGACGACGCCCACGCCGAGGACGCCATCTCGGCGGCCAACGAGGCCAGCCGCGAGCACCCCTGCCGGGTGCTCGTGCTGGCCCGCGGGAACAAGCGCGGTGCCGCGCGCCTCGACGCGCAGATCCGCGTCGGCGGCGACGCCGGGGCCAGCGAGGTCATCGTGCTGCGCGCGTACGGCCCGCTGGTGGAGCACGGCGAGACGACCATCGTCTCCCTGCTGCTGCCGGACGCGCCGATCGTGGCGTACTGGCCCGGGGTGGCCCCCGAGGACCTGCGCAGCGACGCCATCGGGCGGATCGCCCAGCGCCGCATCACCGACTCGGCCGAGGCGCGCGACCCCGCCAGGGCGCTGGAGGCGCGCCGGGCGACGTACCGGGCCGGGGACACCGATCTGGCCTGGACGCGGCTGACGAACTGGCGCGCGCTGCTGGCCGCGGCCCTGGACCAGCCGCCCTACGAGCCGGTCACCTCCATCACGGTGGCCGGGGCCCCGGACAGCCCGAGCACCGAACTGCTCGCGGCGTGGCTGGCGGCCAAGCTCAAGGCCCCGGTCGTGCGGGCCCGCACCCGCAAGGGCACGGGCGTGCAGAGCGTGCGCCTGGAGCGCAAGTCCGGTGCGGTGGAACTGATCCGCCCGGACCAGAACGTCGCCACCCTCACCCAGCCGGGGCAGCCGGACCGGCGCCTGTCGCTGGCCCGGCGCCCGGTCAAGGACTGCCTGACCGAGGAGCTGCGCCGCTTGGACCCCGACGACGTCTACGGGCAGGTCCTGGCCGAGGGGCTGCCGCAGGTCGGCAAGAAGGTCATGTCGGTGCGCGACGCCGAGAACGCCGGGAAGCTGTCCGGCACGCGCAACGCCGCGGCCCGCCAGGCCGCGGCCGAGCGCGCCTCGGCCCGCGTCTCGCGCAGCATGAAGGGCGAGCCGCCCGAGCCCGAGCGCGGTGACGGGACGACGCCCGCCAACGAGGAGCACGGCACGGCCGCCGCTCCCCGGCGGGCGAGGGCGAAGAAGGCCGCCCCCGCGCGAGCCGCCGCCGCCGCGGCGACGAGCACCCCCGGCAGCACCGGCACCGGCGGCACGACGCCGCCGGCCCCGCGCCAGCGGGCGACGGCCAAGCGCACGACGGCCAAGCGCGCGGCGGCGAAGGGGACGAGCGCGTGA
- the pgl gene encoding 6-phosphogluconolactonase: MTRPGTLVVRHPSPDLLASATAGRLLAAIADAQAARGVAHVSLTGGTIGGKTLAAVASSPARDAVDWGRVHFWWSDERFLPTGDPERNATQAQEALLTALQEGPGLDLATVHYPPATDGPDGDDLDTAAARYAAELLRFGAGAEAPEFDVLLLGMGPDGHVASLFPHHPGLGRDDSSVVGVRESPKPPPLRVSFTFGAIARAREVWLVASGAEKAAAVARGVAAGDVAQTPAAGVAGTERTLWLVDEAAAADL, from the coding sequence GTGACGCGCCCGGGCACCCTCGTCGTGCGCCACCCGTCCCCGGACCTGCTGGCCTCGGCCACGGCGGGCCGCCTGCTGGCGGCCATCGCCGACGCGCAGGCGGCGCGGGGCGTGGCGCACGTGTCGCTGACCGGCGGGACGATCGGCGGCAAGACCCTCGCCGCCGTGGCGTCCTCCCCCGCGCGCGACGCGGTGGACTGGGGGCGGGTGCACTTCTGGTGGTCCGACGAGCGGTTCCTGCCGACCGGTGACCCCGAGCGCAACGCGACCCAGGCGCAGGAAGCGCTGCTGACGGCCCTGCAGGAGGGGCCGGGTCTGGACCTGGCCACGGTGCACTACCCGCCGGCGACCGACGGTCCCGACGGGGACGACCTCGACACGGCCGCCGCGCGCTACGCCGCCGAGCTGCTGCGGTTCGGCGCCGGCGCGGAGGCGCCCGAGTTCGACGTCCTGCTGCTGGGCATGGGCCCCGACGGGCACGTCGCCTCGCTGTTCCCGCACCACCCCGGCCTGGGCCGGGACGACTCCAGCGTCGTGGGGGTGCGGGAGTCGCCCAAGCCCCCGCCGTTGCGGGTGTCGTTCACCTTCGGGGCCATCGCCCGCGCCCGCGAGGTGTGGCTGGTGGCCTCCGGCGCCGAGAAGGCCGCCGCGGTCGCCCGCGGTGTCGCCGCCGGCGACGTCGCGCAGACCCCGGCCGCGGGCGTGGCCGGGACCGAGCGGACGCTGTGGCTCGTGGACGAGGCGGCTGCCGCCGACCTGTGA
- a CDS encoding RNA polymerase-binding protein RbpA, with the protein MAGGNAIRGSRVGAGPMGEAERGDTAPRIRISYWCANGHETKPSFAEESGVEPPETWDCPRCGFPAGTDRANPPAPPKNEPYKTHLAYVKERRSDSDGEAILNEALESLRARGLIR; encoded by the coding sequence GTGGCAGGTGGCAACGCCATCCGAGGCAGCAGGGTCGGCGCCGGCCCCATGGGCGAAGCCGAGCGGGGGGACACCGCTCCCCGCATCCGGATCTCCTACTGGTGCGCCAACGGGCACGAGACCAAGCCCAGCTTCGCCGAGGAGTCCGGGGTCGAGCCGCCCGAGACCTGGGACTGCCCGCGGTGCGGGTTCCCGGCGGGCACCGACCGGGCCAACCCGCCCGCCCCGCCGAAGAACGAGCCGTACAAGACGCACCTGGCGTACGTGAAGGAGCGTCGCTCGGACTCCGACGGCGAGGCCATCCTCAACGAGGCGCTCGAGAGCCTGCGCGCCCGCGGCCTCATCCGCTGA